One genomic window of Monodelphis domestica isolate mMonDom1 chromosome 1, mMonDom1.pri, whole genome shotgun sequence includes the following:
- the ZFP36L2 gene encoding mRNA decay activator protein ZFP36L2 isoform X2 has translation MSTTLLSAFYDIDFFCKTEKSLTNLNLNSMLDKKAVGTPVTTSPSSSFTPGFLRRHSTSNLQALTHPNPSPATVPGNCSPKFTGVNSCSSSGGSSSYSNLKEPSGGGGSAGTTALLNKENKFRDRSFSENGDRSQHLMQLQQQQQQQKSGGGSQINSTRYKTELCRPFEESGTCKYGEKCQFAHGFHELRSLTRHPKYKTELCRTFHTIGFCPYGPRCHFIHNAEERRPSPSGGAGGSGGDLRAFSPREALHLGFAAHPREPRPKLHHSLSFSGFSSAHHQHPGGLESPLLESPTSRTPPPASSCSSSTASSSSSCSSTSSSSCSSSASSSSSSSAVAPSCCSPTAAAAAAAAALLYGAGGGGEDLLSPAPCAACANNAFAPFSGQELSNLITPLAIHTHNFAVAAAYYRSQQQQQQPPTAPHPTAAAAAAAAAAAAAAAVAAAAPASPPFSFQPLRRLSESPVFDAPPSPPDSLSDRESYLSGSLSSGSLSGSESPSLDSGRRLPIFSRLSISDD, from the exons ATGTCGACCACACTTTTGTCTGCCTTCTATGACATCGACTTCTTTTGCAAG ACGGAGAAATCCCTGACCAACCTCAACTTGAACAGCATGCTGGACAAGAAGGCCGTGGGAACGCCCGTGACCACCTCCCCCAGCTCAAGCTTCACGCCAGGATTTCTCCGGAGGCACTCCACCAGCAACCTGCAGGCCCTTACGCACCCTAACCCGAGCCCGGCCACCGTTCCTGGCAACTGCTCCCCCAAGTTCACCGGTGTTAACAGCTGCAGCAGCTCAGGCGGCTCGAGCTCGTACAGTAACCTCAAGGAGCCGTCGGGGGGTGGCGGCAGTGCCGGCACTACGGCCCTGCTgaacaaggaaaataaattccGGGACCGATCCTTCAGCGAGAACGGCGACCGGAGCCAGCATCTCATGCAGctgcagcagcaacagcagcagcagaagtCGGGCGGCGGCTCCCAGATCAACTCCACGCGTTACAAGACGGAACTGTGCCGCCCCTTCGAGGAGAGCGGCACCTGCAAGTATGGGGAGAAATGTCAGTTCGCTCATGGCTTCCACGAACTGCGGAGCCTGACCCGGCACCCCAAGTACAAGACTGAACTGTGCCGCACCTTCCACACCATTGGCTTTTGCCCCTACGGGCCCCGCTGCCACTTCATCCACAACGCGGAGGAGCGCCGCCCCTCGCCTTCCGGGGGCGCGGGGGGCAGCGGGGGGGACCTCCGCGCATTCAGCCCCCGAGAGGCCCTGCATTTGGGCTTTGCGGCTCACCCCCGGGAGCCGAGGCCCAAGCTGCAccacagcctcagtttctccggCTTCTCCTCGGCGCACCACCAGCACCCGGGTGGCCTGGAGTCGCCCCTTCTCGAGAGCCCCACGTCCAGGACCCCGCCACCggcctcctcctgctcctcctccacCGCCTCTTCTTCATCGTCGTGCTCCTCCACTTCCTCATCGTCCTGCTCCTCCTCCGCGTCGTCCTCTTCCTCCTCGTCGGCCGTTGCCCCCTCCTGCTGTTCTCCGACAGCAGCTGCGGCTGCTGCGGCGGCGGCGCTGCTGTACGGCGCGGGCGGAGGGGGTGAGGACTTGCTCTCCCCGGCCCCGTGCGCCGCCTGCGCCAACAACGCCTTCGCCCCTTTCTCGGGCCAGGAGCTCAGTAACCTTATCACGCCCCTCGCCATTCACACCCACAACTTCGCGGTGGCCGCTGCCTATTACCGCAgccagcagcaacagcagcagccgCCCACTGCGCCCCACCCGACGGCCGCGGcagccgctgccgccgccgctgctgctgccgctgccgccgtGGCCGCCGCCGCCCCGGCCTCCCCCCCCTTCAGCTTCCAGCCCCTGCGCCGCCTGTCCGAGTCTCCCGTGTTCGACGCGCCTCCCAGCCCCCCGGACTCGCTGTCGGACCGAGAAAGCTACTTGAGCGGCTCCCTTAGCTCAGGAAGCCTCAGTGGTTCCGAGTCCCCGAGCCTCGACTCTGGCCGCCGCCTGCCCATTTTCAGCCGCCTCTCTATCTCCGACGACTGA
- the ZFP36L2 gene encoding mRNA decay activator protein ZFP36L2 isoform X1, translating into MSTTLLSAFYDIDFFCKQTEKSLTNLNLNSMLDKKAVGTPVTTSPSSSFTPGFLRRHSTSNLQALTHPNPSPATVPGNCSPKFTGVNSCSSSGGSSSYSNLKEPSGGGGSAGTTALLNKENKFRDRSFSENGDRSQHLMQLQQQQQQQKSGGGSQINSTRYKTELCRPFEESGTCKYGEKCQFAHGFHELRSLTRHPKYKTELCRTFHTIGFCPYGPRCHFIHNAEERRPSPSGGAGGSGGDLRAFSPREALHLGFAAHPREPRPKLHHSLSFSGFSSAHHQHPGGLESPLLESPTSRTPPPASSCSSSTASSSSSCSSTSSSSCSSSASSSSSSSAVAPSCCSPTAAAAAAAAALLYGAGGGGEDLLSPAPCAACANNAFAPFSGQELSNLITPLAIHTHNFAVAAAYYRSQQQQQQPPTAPHPTAAAAAAAAAAAAAAAVAAAAPASPPFSFQPLRRLSESPVFDAPPSPPDSLSDRESYLSGSLSSGSLSGSESPSLDSGRRLPIFSRLSISDD; encoded by the exons ATGTCGACCACACTTTTGTCTGCCTTCTATGACATCGACTTCTTTTGCAAG CAGACGGAGAAATCCCTGACCAACCTCAACTTGAACAGCATGCTGGACAAGAAGGCCGTGGGAACGCCCGTGACCACCTCCCCCAGCTCAAGCTTCACGCCAGGATTTCTCCGGAGGCACTCCACCAGCAACCTGCAGGCCCTTACGCACCCTAACCCGAGCCCGGCCACCGTTCCTGGCAACTGCTCCCCCAAGTTCACCGGTGTTAACAGCTGCAGCAGCTCAGGCGGCTCGAGCTCGTACAGTAACCTCAAGGAGCCGTCGGGGGGTGGCGGCAGTGCCGGCACTACGGCCCTGCTgaacaaggaaaataaattccGGGACCGATCCTTCAGCGAGAACGGCGACCGGAGCCAGCATCTCATGCAGctgcagcagcaacagcagcagcagaagtCGGGCGGCGGCTCCCAGATCAACTCCACGCGTTACAAGACGGAACTGTGCCGCCCCTTCGAGGAGAGCGGCACCTGCAAGTATGGGGAGAAATGTCAGTTCGCTCATGGCTTCCACGAACTGCGGAGCCTGACCCGGCACCCCAAGTACAAGACTGAACTGTGCCGCACCTTCCACACCATTGGCTTTTGCCCCTACGGGCCCCGCTGCCACTTCATCCACAACGCGGAGGAGCGCCGCCCCTCGCCTTCCGGGGGCGCGGGGGGCAGCGGGGGGGACCTCCGCGCATTCAGCCCCCGAGAGGCCCTGCATTTGGGCTTTGCGGCTCACCCCCGGGAGCCGAGGCCCAAGCTGCAccacagcctcagtttctccggCTTCTCCTCGGCGCACCACCAGCACCCGGGTGGCCTGGAGTCGCCCCTTCTCGAGAGCCCCACGTCCAGGACCCCGCCACCggcctcctcctgctcctcctccacCGCCTCTTCTTCATCGTCGTGCTCCTCCACTTCCTCATCGTCCTGCTCCTCCTCCGCGTCGTCCTCTTCCTCCTCGTCGGCCGTTGCCCCCTCCTGCTGTTCTCCGACAGCAGCTGCGGCTGCTGCGGCGGCGGCGCTGCTGTACGGCGCGGGCGGAGGGGGTGAGGACTTGCTCTCCCCGGCCCCGTGCGCCGCCTGCGCCAACAACGCCTTCGCCCCTTTCTCGGGCCAGGAGCTCAGTAACCTTATCACGCCCCTCGCCATTCACACCCACAACTTCGCGGTGGCCGCTGCCTATTACCGCAgccagcagcaacagcagcagccgCCCACTGCGCCCCACCCGACGGCCGCGGcagccgctgccgccgccgctgctgctgccgctgccgccgtGGCCGCCGCCGCCCCGGCCTCCCCCCCCTTCAGCTTCCAGCCCCTGCGCCGCCTGTCCGAGTCTCCCGTGTTCGACGCGCCTCCCAGCCCCCCGGACTCGCTGTCGGACCGAGAAAGCTACTTGAGCGGCTCCCTTAGCTCAGGAAGCCTCAGTGGTTCCGAGTCCCCGAGCCTCGACTCTGGCCGCCGCCTGCCCATTTTCAGCCGCCTCTCTATCTCCGACGACTGA